From Candidatus Binataceae bacterium, the proteins below share one genomic window:
- a CDS encoding acyl-CoA dehydrogenase family protein, with amino-acid sequence MADTTLSIQPSSSERIAKAALLERLVEQARAMFPALRERALAAVQARRLPRETIEEFVAAGFFKVFQPNRFGGYELDYGYPQLRLCGEIGRACGSSAWVLSVMNVHACQVGMFNLQAQNDVWGDTPDALVCSAFVPDRSDFTPAPGGYRLSGRWKFSSGVDYAHWVMLGAPLARGSGAPEMIWCLVPRRDFSIIDTWHSIGLRATGSNDIEIRDIFVPAHRTLPLATLMAGEGPGAAFHRSHIYRIPAFSNSTLISAATGIARGALEEFVERLHSRPPAAGRPGAQSEALQLAIAHAGALIDSAVALLSADAQEYNEVVGSGQKLSEEQCARFLRNPAFVGQALMEATDRLQNLSGAHGLDESSAIARAFVDIRAMMSHVGLRWHMAARPWGQVSLGVMARNPHA; translated from the coding sequence ATGGCAGACACAACCCTTTCCATCCAGCCATCATCGTCCGAGAGAATAGCCAAGGCCGCGTTGCTCGAGCGCTTGGTAGAACAGGCGCGCGCGATGTTTCCCGCTCTGCGCGAGCGCGCATTGGCCGCTGTCCAGGCCCGCCGCTTGCCGCGCGAGACGATAGAGGAGTTCGTCGCCGCAGGCTTCTTCAAGGTCTTCCAACCTAACCGCTTCGGCGGCTACGAGCTTGACTACGGCTATCCGCAACTACGTTTATGCGGCGAGATCGGGCGCGCTTGTGGCTCCAGCGCCTGGGTTTTATCCGTGATGAACGTGCACGCCTGCCAAGTGGGGATGTTCAATCTGCAAGCCCAGAATGACGTTTGGGGCGACACGCCCGATGCTCTGGTCTGCAGCGCCTTTGTACCCGATCGCAGCGATTTCACCCCGGCGCCAGGAGGTTATCGACTGTCGGGGCGCTGGAAATTTTCCAGCGGCGTGGACTATGCCCATTGGGTGATGCTGGGCGCGCCGCTGGCACGCGGCTCGGGCGCGCCCGAGATGATCTGGTGCCTGGTGCCGCGGCGCGACTTCAGCATCATCGACACTTGGCATTCCATCGGCTTGCGAGCCACCGGCAGCAACGACATCGAAATCCGCGACATTTTTGTTCCGGCCCATCGCACCTTGCCACTGGCCACCCTGATGGCGGGCGAGGGCCCCGGCGCCGCCTTCCATCGCAGTCACATTTATCGAATTCCGGCTTTTTCCAACAGCACGTTGATTTCAGCCGCCACCGGCATTGCCCGCGGCGCGCTGGAGGAATTCGTCGAGCGGCTGCACAGCCGCCCGCCCGCCGCCGGTCGCCCCGGCGCGCAGAGCGAAGCATTACAGTTGGCAATCGCCCACGCGGGTGCGCTCATAGACAGCGCGGTTGCGCTGCTCAGCGCCGACGCTCAGGAATACAATGAAGTGGTTGGTTCAGGACAAAAACTGAGCGAGGAACAATGCGCTCGTTTTCTGCGCAACCCCGCCTTTGTCGGGCAGGCGCTGATGGAGGCCACCGACCGACTGCAAAACCTCAGCGGCGCGCACGGTCTGGACGAGAGCAGCGCGATCGCCCGCGCTTTCGTCGATATTCGCGCGATGATGAGTCACGTCGGCCTGCGCTGGCACATGGCCGCACGCCCCTGGGGCCAAGTTAGCCTTGGCGTCATGGCACGCAACCCGCACGCGTAG